The Apteryx mantelli isolate bAptMan1 chromosome Z, bAptMan1.hap1, whole genome shotgun sequence genome has a segment encoding these proteins:
- the SPMIP10 gene encoding sperm-associated microtubule inner protein 10, translated as MASKGTDADTQRLVNCHLPKFSSKHKMIPELYVMPWKQDMKNRKFILKNAELAGIYAGAPEDSLFLEHRERLCHGEERKSLQEKMPQEMLVADIPIHSHLSRYQSSVIALACRRKL; from the exons atggCTTCCAAAGGGACGGATGCAGATACGCAAAG GCTTGTTAACTGCCATTTGCCAAAATTCTCAAGCAAGCACAAAATGATCCCAGAGCTTTATGTGATGCCTTGGAAACAAGATATGAAGAACAGGAAGTTCATTTTAAAG AATGCAGAACTTGCTGGAATATATGCTGGAGCTCCAGAAGACAGTCTGTTTTTGGAGCACCGGGAAAGACTTTGccatggagaagaaagaaaaagcctccaAGAAAAAATGCCTCAGGAGATGTTAGTTGCTGATATCCCCATACATTCTCATTTATCCAGATACCAGTCATCTGTGATTGCTCTTGCATGCAGGAGAAAACTCTGA
- the PHAX gene encoding phosphorylated adapter RNA export protein isoform X2, whose translation MALEARRMEGDVEDGELSGSDSDMAGAGSPGNPQQNSHDGNNSVRPFQSIISSCAPSVPYRTTKSVDSSDESFSESDDDSCLWKRKRQKCFNLPPAKSEPFQFTQSQQKQTVPGGKKVNNIWGVVLQEQSQDAVATELGILGMDGSIDRSRQSETYNYLLAKKLMKEAQQKEVETLDKELDEYMHDDKKTLPIEEENGHGFLKRKRPVKDRLGERQEMNYKGRYEITEEDSEEKVADEIAYRLCEPKKDLIARVVKIIGKRKAIELLMETAEVEQNGGLFIVEIFYLENQREYENKKAAKKRRIQVLGKKMKKAIKGLNLQEYDDASRETFASDTNEALASLDDLQEGHHEAKMEPEDVIEIDNAHDLEIF comes from the exons ATGGCGCTGGAGGCGCGGCGGATGGAGGGCGACGTGGAGGACGGGGAGCTCTCCGGCTCGGACTCTGATATGGCTGGGGCCGGCTCTCCCGGGAACCCGCAGCAG AACTCACATGATGGCAATAATTCAGTCAGACCTTTCCAGAGTATCATTTCATCCTGTGCGCCAAGTGTCCCTTATCGGACAACCAAAAGTGTGGACTCAAGTGATGAGAGCTTTTCTGAATCTGATGACGACAGCTGTCTGTGGAAACGAAAACGGCAGAAATGTTTCAACCTTCCTCCTGCTAAATCTGAGCCTTTTCAGTTCACCCagagccagcaaaagcaaactgtTCCAGGTGGTAAGAAGGTCAACAATATCTGGGGTGTGGTGCTTCAGGAGCAGAGTCAAGATGCAGTGGCTACTGAACTTGGGATTCTAGGAATGGATGGTAGTATTGACAGAAGCAGGCAGTCTGAGACTTACAATTATTTATTGGCTAAAAAGCTAATGAAAGAAGCTCAGCAAAAGGAGGTAGAGACTTTAGATAAAGAGTTGGATGAATACATGCATGATGACAAGAAAACATTGCCAATAGAGGAAGAAAATGGACATGGTTTTCTCAAACGAAAGCGGCCTGTAAAAGATAGATTAGGTGAAAGACAAGAAATGAATTATAAAGGAAGGTATGAGATAACAGAAGAAGATTCTGAGGAAAAAGTGGCAGATGAAATTGCTTATCG GCTTTGTGAACCAAAGAAAGATTTAATTGCCAGAGTAGTGAAAATAATTGGAAAGAGGAAGGCTATTGAACTGCTTATGGAAACAGCTGAAGTGGAACAAAATGGTGGACTGTTCATAGTG gaAATCTTCTATCTGGAAAACCAAAGGGAGTATGAAAACAAAAAGGCTGCTAAGAAGAGGAGAATACAAGTTCtaggaaagaagatgaaaaaagcCATTAAAGGGCTTAACCTGCAAGAATATGATGATGCATCTCGAGAGACTTTTGCTAGTGACACAAACGAGGCTCTGGCTTCTTTGGATGATTTACAGGAAGGACATCATGAAGCAAAGATGGAACCAGAAGATGTTATTGAGATTGATAATGCTCACGATTTGGAGATCTTTTAG
- the PHAX gene encoding phosphorylated adapter RNA export protein isoform X1 — protein sequence MALEARRMEGDVEDGELSGSDSDMAGAGSPGNPQQNSHDGNNSVRPFQSIISSCAPSVPYRTTKSVDSSDESFSESDDDSCLWKRKRQKCFNLPPAKSEPFQFTQSQQKQTVPGGKKVNNIWGVVLQEQSQDAVATELGILGMDGSIDRSRQSETYNYLLAKKLMKEAQQKEVETLDKELDEYMHDDKKTLPIEEENGHGFLKRKRPVKDRLGERQEMNYKGRYEITEEDSEEKVADEIAYRLCEPKKDLIARVVKIIGKRKAIELLMETAEVEQNGGLFIVNGTRRRTPGGVYLNLLKNTPSIKEEQIKEIFYLENQREYENKKAAKKRRIQVLGKKMKKAIKGLNLQEYDDASRETFASDTNEALASLDDLQEGHHEAKMEPEDVIEIDNAHDLEIF from the exons ATGGCGCTGGAGGCGCGGCGGATGGAGGGCGACGTGGAGGACGGGGAGCTCTCCGGCTCGGACTCTGATATGGCTGGGGCCGGCTCTCCCGGGAACCCGCAGCAG AACTCACATGATGGCAATAATTCAGTCAGACCTTTCCAGAGTATCATTTCATCCTGTGCGCCAAGTGTCCCTTATCGGACAACCAAAAGTGTGGACTCAAGTGATGAGAGCTTTTCTGAATCTGATGACGACAGCTGTCTGTGGAAACGAAAACGGCAGAAATGTTTCAACCTTCCTCCTGCTAAATCTGAGCCTTTTCAGTTCACCCagagccagcaaaagcaaactgtTCCAGGTGGTAAGAAGGTCAACAATATCTGGGGTGTGGTGCTTCAGGAGCAGAGTCAAGATGCAGTGGCTACTGAACTTGGGATTCTAGGAATGGATGGTAGTATTGACAGAAGCAGGCAGTCTGAGACTTACAATTATTTATTGGCTAAAAAGCTAATGAAAGAAGCTCAGCAAAAGGAGGTAGAGACTTTAGATAAAGAGTTGGATGAATACATGCATGATGACAAGAAAACATTGCCAATAGAGGAAGAAAATGGACATGGTTTTCTCAAACGAAAGCGGCCTGTAAAAGATAGATTAGGTGAAAGACAAGAAATGAATTATAAAGGAAGGTATGAGATAACAGAAGAAGATTCTGAGGAAAAAGTGGCAGATGAAATTGCTTATCG GCTTTGTGAACCAAAGAAAGATTTAATTGCCAGAGTAGTGAAAATAATTGGAAAGAGGAAGGCTATTGAACTGCTTATGGAAACAGCTGAAGTGGAACAAAATGGTGGACTGTTCATAGTG AATGGTACGAGAAGAAGAACACCAGGGGGAGTTTATTTAAATTTGCTGAAGAACACACCTAGCATCAAAGAAGAACAAATCAAG gaAATCTTCTATCTGGAAAACCAAAGGGAGTATGAAAACAAAAAGGCTGCTAAGAAGAGGAGAATACAAGTTCtaggaaagaagatgaaaaaagcCATTAAAGGGCTTAACCTGCAAGAATATGATGATGCATCTCGAGAGACTTTTGCTAGTGACACAAACGAGGCTCTGGCTTCTTTGGATGATTTACAGGAAGGACATCATGAAGCAAAGATGGAACCAGAAGATGTTATTGAGATTGATAATGCTCACGATTTGGAGATCTTTTAG
- the PHAX gene encoding phosphorylated adapter RNA export protein isoform X3 has translation MALEARRMEGDVEDGELSGSDSDMAGAGSPGNPQQNSHDGNNSVRPFQSIISSCAPSVPYRTTKSVDSSDESFSESDDDSCLWKRKRQKCFNLPPAKSEPFQFTQSQQKQTVPGGKKVNNIWGVVLQEQSQDAVATELGILGMDGSIDRSRQSETYNYLLAKKLMKEAQQKEVETLDKELDEYMHDDKKTLPIEEENGHGFLKRKRPVKDRLGERQEMNYKGRYEITEEDSEEKVADEIAYRLCEPKKDLIARVVKIIGKRKAIELLMETAEVEQNGGLFIVNGTRRRTPGGVYLNLLKNTPSIKEEQIKVFFFLQGNLLSGKPKGV, from the exons ATGGCGCTGGAGGCGCGGCGGATGGAGGGCGACGTGGAGGACGGGGAGCTCTCCGGCTCGGACTCTGATATGGCTGGGGCCGGCTCTCCCGGGAACCCGCAGCAG AACTCACATGATGGCAATAATTCAGTCAGACCTTTCCAGAGTATCATTTCATCCTGTGCGCCAAGTGTCCCTTATCGGACAACCAAAAGTGTGGACTCAAGTGATGAGAGCTTTTCTGAATCTGATGACGACAGCTGTCTGTGGAAACGAAAACGGCAGAAATGTTTCAACCTTCCTCCTGCTAAATCTGAGCCTTTTCAGTTCACCCagagccagcaaaagcaaactgtTCCAGGTGGTAAGAAGGTCAACAATATCTGGGGTGTGGTGCTTCAGGAGCAGAGTCAAGATGCAGTGGCTACTGAACTTGGGATTCTAGGAATGGATGGTAGTATTGACAGAAGCAGGCAGTCTGAGACTTACAATTATTTATTGGCTAAAAAGCTAATGAAAGAAGCTCAGCAAAAGGAGGTAGAGACTTTAGATAAAGAGTTGGATGAATACATGCATGATGACAAGAAAACATTGCCAATAGAGGAAGAAAATGGACATGGTTTTCTCAAACGAAAGCGGCCTGTAAAAGATAGATTAGGTGAAAGACAAGAAATGAATTATAAAGGAAGGTATGAGATAACAGAAGAAGATTCTGAGGAAAAAGTGGCAGATGAAATTGCTTATCG GCTTTGTGAACCAAAGAAAGATTTAATTGCCAGAGTAGTGAAAATAATTGGAAAGAGGAAGGCTATTGAACTGCTTATGGAAACAGCTGAAGTGGAACAAAATGGTGGACTGTTCATAGTG AATGGTACGAGAAGAAGAACACCAGGGGGAGTTTATTTAAATTTGCTGAAGAACACACCTAGCATCAAAGAAGAACAAATCAAG gtttttttctttcttcaaggaAATCTTCTATCTGGAAAACCAAAGGGAGTATGA